Genomic DNA from Planktomarina temperata RCA23:
ATCGTGGAATCTGGTCTCGATATTCCCACGGCCAATACGATGATTATTTACCGTGCGGATATGTTTGGCCTGTCGCAGCTCTATCAAATCCGTGGCCGGGTCGGGCGCTCCAAAACACGCGCCTTTGCCTATATGACCACCAAACCGCGTGCCAAACTCACGCCCACCGCGGAAAAACGCCTGCGAGTCTTGGGCTCACTGGATTCTTTGGGGGCGGGGTTCACTCTTGCCAGCCAAGATTTGGACATTCGCGGCGCCGGCAATCTTTTAGGCGAAGAGCAATCAGGTCAAATGCGGGACGTGGGCTATGAACTCTATCAGCAAATGCTGGAAGACGCGATTGCCAAGATCAGGTCGGGCGAGACCGAAGCCAATTTGGATAATGACCAATGGGCGCCGCAAATAAACCTTGGGGTGTCCGTCCTGATCCCTGCGGCCTATGTGCCGGATCTGGATGTGCGCTTGGGCTTGTATCGTCGGTTGTCGTCTCTTGCGACAAAAGTTGAGCTGGAAGGCTTCGCAGCCGAGCTGATCGACCGGTTTGGGCCTCTGCCCAAAGAGGTCAATACGTTGATGCTCATCGTGCGCATAAAAGCCATGTGCCGCAAAGCCGGGATCGCCAAACTGGACGGCGGGCCAAAAGGGGCGACCATCCAGTTTCACAATGATAAATTTGCCTCGCCCGGCGGTTTGGTGGCTTTCTTGGAAGATCAACGCGGTCTTGCAAAAATCCGTGACAACAAGGTTGTTGTACGCCGAGATTGGGCCCGTACATCCGACAAAATCAAAGGCGCCTTCGCCATTGCCAAGGATCTTGCCACGCTTGTGGCCGCAGAAGCGAAACGCAAAGCCTAGGTTTCGGCCAATTGCCCCTGAAGCTCAGAAATGATGGACGTCCAGACCTCTGGCGGTTGCGCGCCAGGCACAGCATGTTGATTGGCAATAATGAATGTCGGCACAGCCGTGATGCCCATTTTTCGACTATGGGCGTCACGCTCTTGGATCACCGCGCGGTCGGCATCGCTCGACAAAAGCCGGGCGATGACATCTCGTTCCAGGCCAATCACCTCGGCAATGTCGCACAACGCCTCGCGGTTGCCGATGTCGATACCCATGCAGAAATAGGCTTGAAACAGCGCATCCACCACCGCATTTTGCTTTTGCTCCAACCCGGCCCAATGAATAAGGCGATGGGCATCTATGGTATTGGGGGTGCGCTTCATGGCGGCAAAATCGATGGGCAGCCCCAGCGCTTCCGCGGTTTGCTCAATTTGAGAATAAACTTTGATCGCGGCCTCTTTGCCGCCAAATTTGCGCTCTAAATAGACGCGGCGGTCCATACCCTCAGCCGGCATATCTGGATTGAGCTGGAAAGGATGCCATTCCACCGTGAAGGGGTGATCTGGGTGTTCAGCCAGCGCCTTTTCAAGATGAGTTTTGCCGATATAGCACCAGGGGCAAATCGGATCAGACATGATATCAAGCTTAATCATAACTCAGAGTTCCACAATTGGGGCAGGGCGGCCCGGATTAATTTCCCATTTGGGTTGCGCGGCAAGGCAGGCACTTTTTGCACGATGCGAGGTTGTTTGTAGCGTGCTAAATCCCGCGCGGCCAGTGCGTCGATCTGCGCAAGATCAAAGGGGTCCTCGACTACAACGAAAGCGGCGATGACAAAAACATCCGGGCGCACTTCAACTTCGGTGACACCAACCTCTTGCACACCGGGGCAGGCCTCTAACACTTGCTCAATTTCTCGAGGCGCGACGCGGTAACCACCGGCATTGAGAATATCCCCGCTGCGCCCGGCAAAGCCAATCCGACCATCCGCATACATCTGCCCTTGATCGGCCGTATGATACCAGCCGTTTTTCAGGGGCAAGTTGATCGTCGCATCCTCAATATAACCAAGCATCAAGCCCGGATCCCGCCCATCGACTGAGATGGTCCCGATCTGTCCACGCTCGGCCAGGTCATCACCGTCAAAGATGGCAATCTTGCGGCCGGGTTGCACGGCAAGATGCTCGGGCGCAGATGGCGTCGCCGATAGAAACGTAGAGCATTCGGTCATGCCAAAGGCCTCGCAAATCGGGGTTTGGGTGCGGTCTTGCCAGCTTTGGCGCACCGACCGCGGCAGCACATCACCGGCGCTCAAACCGTGGCGTAAGAGCGGCGGCTGCACAAAAGACTGTTGCAGCAACCGGCGGTAAATTCCAGGGGCAGCGGCAAAGATGGTCGCCTCTTCCGCCTGCATAATCTGCCACAATTCGGCGGGCTCTTGCGTGTTGGGGATGACAGCACTGGCTCCAATTGCCCAAGGGTCCATCAATCCCGTTCCCAATGTATAGGTCCAATTAAAGGCACCGGCGTGCATCATGACATCTTGCGGCGTCAGCTCATACCAGCCAGTCCACATCATCCTGCGCGCCCAAACTGCGCGATGAGCATGCAGAACGGCGCGCGGCTGGCCGGATGTGCCGGAGGTGAAGATAATATAGCCGGGGCGATTGGGATCACCCAGGATCGGCCGGGCCGGGGGAAGATTTTGAAATGCCTGCAGCTGCGGGGTCTGCAATGTCAGCCCGTCAAACCCCGCCAAGCCATGGCTTGGGTCACAAATCATGGCTTTGGGCTGGGTTTTGCCCAGCAGCACTTGCACCTCGCGGTCCGTTAACGCGATTGAACATGGCATCGCAACAGCATCTAACGCAGCAAGGGCCAAAAAGCAGACGGGAAAATCGACAGTATTGCCGATGCGCAGCAAAACACGGTCTCCGGCGGCAATCCCCGCCCGGCGCAGACCTGTGGCCACGCCAAATACTGCCCGCGCCAGTTGCGCATAGCTGTATTTGCGCGCAACACCCGCCTCATAGACGGTCAAAGCAACCTTGCCCGGCGTATTATTTGCGGCAGCCAGGACATAGGCCGCCAGATTGAAGTTCTGGGGGCAGGGTGGCGCAGGAGAAAGGTCAAACAAAGCATCCATAGGCTTCGGCTAGCGCGCGTCACCCCAGGTTGCAAGCCTTGTGCGGGCAGTTTATGACGGGCCTATGACAAAAAATGATCCCAGTTCGATTATCCAAATCGCCCGTGACAATGGCAATTCTGAAGATGGATTGCCTCTCAACCTTGGGTTGCGCGTGCGCGAATTGCGCAAAGCGCGCAATTGGACGTTAGAGCAAGCCGCGAGCCAAGCAGGTCTGGCCCGCAGCACCCTATCAAAAATCGAAAATGGGCAAATGTCTCCGACCTATGATGCGTTAAAAAAGCTTGCCATTGGCTTGGAAATTTCCGTGCCACAGCTCTTTACCCCACCGGTCAACAATCAAATCAACGGCCGTTTGGCCCATACCAAAGCGGGCGAGGGGCAAAGCCATGTCACCGCCACATATGAGCATGAGCTTTTGGCCAATTCCCTGTCAAAAAAACGCATGTTGCCCTATCGCGCCGTGGTACACGCCCGGTCGATGGAAGAATTCGATGGCTGGGTGCGTCATGATGGTGAGGAATTCCTCTATGTGCTGACCGGGGTGGTTAAGCTATATACGGAGTTCTACGAACCGATTGAGATGCGCCGGGGCGATAGCGCCTACTACGACGCCTCTATGGGGCATAATGTGGTGACGCAAAGCGCGGAAGATGCGACCATTTTATGGGTCACCTCGCTCGGTTAACCGCTTGTTTCGGTGTTAAAGACGGCCCTTACAGCCCAAAGCGCCAGGGCCATTCCGATCAATTGGCATAGGATAAACATTGGCACATGGGCCGGATCAATCCCTGCAAAGGTATCTGATAGCGCCCGCGCGATGGAGACCGCAGGGTTGGCAAAGCTGGTGGAGGCGGTGAACCAATAGGCTCCTGTGATATAAAGCGCGACCATTGTGGCAATGGCTTTGGAGTTTTGTGCCAAACCGCCGAAAACGATCAGCAGCAGCCCGAAACTTGCAAAAATTTCGGACACCCAAAGCGGCCCACCGCTCCGCGGGGTTTGCGACAGCTGAAACAAGCTTTGGTCAAACATTGCATGGGTCAAGATCACTCCCGTTATTGCGCCAAAAATCTGCGCTGATATGAAGGCGCAGGCCCGCGTGATTGGCATCTCGCCGCGCAGCACAAAGGCCAGGGAGACAATGGGGTTGAAATGCGCGCCAGAGACCGCACCAAATAGGGTGATGATGCAATAGAGCATACAGCCCGTTGCAATGGCATTGGCCAATAGCGCCAAAGCAATATTTCCACCAGCCAGAGTCTCAGCCATGATTCCGCTGCCAACCACTGAAACTAATAGAAAACCTGTCCCCAAAAACTCCGCAAGAACTGCATTTTTCATTGTTGATCTACTCCAATATTTACCCCAGCGCCTATTGCGCTTCATACCACCAAACATCCGGCAGAAATCCAATCCAATCGCCATACATCGGTAGGCGTTCGGGATATTTGATTTCTTTGACATGGGCCAATCTGCTGAAAGAACTCGTGTGAATTGGAATAACGTAACGTCCGGCGGTTAAAATCCGGTCCAGCGCCTTCACGGCCGCGAGAAAGTCCTCTCGGCTGGTCGAGCTCACCAGTTTTGCAATCATAGATTCGGCAGCGGGAGAGTTCATCCCCATCCAATTGCGGGTGCCGGGTTGATCCACCCCATAGCCGCCCCAATAGAGCATCTGTTCATTGCCGGGGCTCAGCGACAGGCCGCGCCGATAATAGGCCATATCAAAATCATAGATCTGCGTGCGCTCTTTATATTGCGCCGCATCGAGCACTTCGGTCGTGAGGCGAATCCCCAGACGTTCAAGGGCTTGTTGGTAAATATCCATCATCGATTGGCTTTCCGTGTCGCCCTGCTTCAAGGTGACGGTGATTTCAAACGGCGTGCCCTGCGCGTTTCGGCGCAACCCGTCTTGAACTGTCCAACCCGCTTGTGTCAGCAAAGCATCGGCTGCACGAATATTCTTACGATTGCGCGCGCTGCCGTCAGATTGCGGCAGGCGGTAGCCTTCAATCGTGCCGGGCAGCAGGGTGTCCGCATAGGGCTCCAACAACTCAAGCACCCGACCTTTCGCTGGTCCCGCCTCCATTGAGAGCACCGAATTTGAGAAATAGGAGGTGATACGCTCCTGGCGCCCACCGGTGTTCGCCTGATTGATGAACTCGAAGTTAAACGCCGCAATCAAAGCCTCGCGCACACGCCAATCTGCGAACTTGGGCTTGCGCGTGTTCATCACAAAGCCTGTGATGCCGCTGGGGCGCTGGTGGGGTATGATGGATTTGACGATCTTCCCCGTTTGGACGGCGTCAAAATCGTAAGAGTTTTCCCAGCGTTCGGCGTTCAACTCTCTGAATGAGGAGGATTCGCCCGCTTTAAATGCCTCGAACTGCACCGATCCATCCGCATAGAAATCCAATCTAACCTCATCAAAGTTGTTTGTGCCGCGACGAAATCCAATGTCTTTGCCCCAATACTCTGGGTTGCGCATGAGACGAACATAGTTTCCCGGATCAAAATCGCGGATGACATAGGGGGCACTGGAAATGGGGATTACATCAAGGCCGGAATTTTCGAAATCTGCGCTCTCCCATTGTGCCTTTTTCAAAACTGGTCTGAGACCCACCAAGAGCGCCAACTCGCGGTCCTGATCGGCAAAGGTGAATTTCACCTTACGCGGTCCGGTCTGGCTGACCGTTTCAATTTTCTTCCAAAGCCCGTGGTAGCGCGGATGACCAATGGTGCCCAAAGTTTCATATGACCAGATCACATCCTCCACCGTCACCGGGCTGCCATCAGAGAATCGCGCCTCTGGATGAAGCGAAAATTCAACCCAGCGGCGGCTCTCATCGGTTTCAATCGATTCGGCCAGCAGCGTGTAAAGGGTGAAAGGCTCGTCATAAGAACGGCCCATCAGGCTTTCATAGGCCAGGAACCGAAGCTGCCAAGGCACAGAGCCTTTGCGAACGTGCGGATTGAGTGAGGTGAAGGTGCCTCCTTCTGCGGAAACGATGGTTCCCCCTTTCGGGGCGTTTGGGTTTGCATAGGGTAGGGACACAAAATCATGTGGTAATGCGGGGTCACCATACATAGCTATGCCATGCGTTGGCTCTGCCATGCCCAAATTGGCCGCCAGCAAAGCGGCGGCGAAAACCGCGCCAATAAGTTTGGAATTGATCCCTTGTCCATATGTCATCTGGGGTAGATCCTTTTGTTTTTGCCGGGCTGTGGCCACAGGCTAGCGTGGGAATATTACATTTTCAAACTTTTAGCTTGGACCCGCTAAACAGTTTGTTTATAGTATTGTTACTGCTCGATAGGTTTCTTGCCTGTATGAAACCTGCCTCAATAACTTAACGCCAGCTTCGTGCTGGCGTTTTTTTTGCTCCCGATGATACGAACGGCGCACTCAAGAGCACACCAACAAAGCGGCAATGGCCCACATGGTCATGCCAACCAAAATATCCAGCACCCGCCAAGCCTTGCTCGATCCCATAAGCGGCGCCAATAATCGAGCACCGAATCCAAGGGCGCAGAAAAACACCAAAGACCCTAAACTGGCACCTGTCGCGAAGGCATAGCGTAGGCTGTCTGCATCATATTGTGCCGATACTGCGCCGATGAGGCCGATTGTGTCGAGATAGACATGCGGATTTAAAAAGGTGAAACCGGCGAGAGTCAGGAGGGTCTTTTTGAGACTTTCTCGTCCCTCGCCAAGCTCCAAACGATAGTCCCCCCGATAGGCCGCGCGAAAACGTAGGGCGCCATAGGTGCATAAGAACACTGCGCCGCCCCAGGTCATCAGGCGGGCGATCCCCGGAGCCATCTGCGCCAAAACTCCAAAGCCAATCACCCCTGTCCAAATCAGAAGCGCATCGCTTGCAGCGGCAAAGAGGCATAGAGGCAAGACATGGCGGCGTAGAATGCCCTGGCGCAGGATGAACACATTTTGCGCGCCCACCGCCAGGATCAGCGACATGAGAGTGACGAAACCGGTGAAAAACGCCTGTGTCACGCGCTGCTTGGCGCTTTATCTTCGGGATAGACCAGACCAGCCGATATGATGAGCTTTGCAGCATCCTCAACAGACATTTGCAGCTCTTTGATGTCCTGACCCGGCACAAACAACAAAAAGCCAGAGGTCGGGTTGGGCGTTGTCGGCACGAAAACCGAGACCAATTTATCGTCATCAGGCGCATGGGCGGCAACCTCACCTCGGGCGGTGGTGGCAACAAAGCCGATCACCCAGATTCCCTTGCGCGGATACTCAATCAAACAGGCCCGGTCAAAGCTGTTATTTTTTTGATTAAAGACCGTTTCCGCGATTTGCTTGACGCCGCTATAGATCGTGCGCACCACGGGCATGCGGCGCACCAAACCTTCAGCCCAGCGCAGCAAAGACCGCCCCACAAAACCTTTTCCGAGCCAGCCCACAACAAAGGTGAACACCAAAAAGACAATGAGGCCAAATCCGCGGATATCATATTGGTCGCTCAGCTGAATATCGAAAAGAGTTTGGATATAGCGATCAGGCTGATAGCTGTCGGGGACAATCGCCCAGACCCGCGCATCAATCCACCCCACGACCGACCAAATCAACCAAGCCGTCAGCCCGATTGGCGCGATAATCACCAAGCCGGTAAAGAAGTTTGAGCGCATTGCGCCCATCCAACCTTGACGTCGGTGGTTTTGATCTGGTGGCGTTTCCATGGAGTGTCCTATGTCCCTGTCACCCGTGGTTTAGCCAGCACACTCTTGCCTTACAAGATTTTTTCTATCCATCTTCATGATTTCGGCAATTCCCAGCAGGATTTGGCGATCTGAGCGGCCAACCGCGCATTATTTTTCACCAAGGCAATATTGGTTTGCAGCGATTTGCCCTCGGTCAGCTCAAAAATGCGGCCCAGTAAAAACGGGGTGACAGCTTTGGCGTTGATCCCTTGCCTGTGGGCCTCATGCAGGGCCAGCTCTATCATTGGGCCGATCTCTTCGGCGCTAATCTCATCGGCCTTTGGCACGGGATTGGCGATCAATTGCCCGCCGCTTAGGCCCAGGGCTTGGCGCGCGCGCAATCCGGCTACAATCTGCTGAGGCGTATCGCAACGCAGGGGGGCAGGGATGTCACTTTTCTGCGACCAAAACGCAGGCATCTCGTCTTGACCATAAGCAATCACCGGAACCCCATAGGTTTCGAGGACTTCCATGGTTTTGGGGATGTCTAAAATGGCCTTGGCCCCGGCGGCCACGACGATCGTATCGGTGAGTGCCAATTCGCGCAGATCTGCCGAAATATCAAAGGTGAGCTCTGCGCCGCGGTGCACCCCGCCAATGCCTCCTGTGGCGAACACCTCAATGCCAGCCGCCTGCGCTGCAATCATCGTGGCGGCCACCGTGGTGGCGCCGCTTTTGCCCTGTGCCATAACAAAGGCCATATCTGCGCGCGATACTTTTGCGACATCGCGCGCCTGTGCCAAATCCGTCAATTGCCCCGGATCCAGCCCGATATGCAGCGAACCGTTCAGGATTGCGATGGTTGCCGGAACGGCGCCTGCGTCTCGCACCTCTTGCTCAACCGCCCGTGCCACATCCAAATTTTGCGGATAGGGCATGCCATGGGTGATGATCGTGCTCTCCAGCGCCACCACCGGCTTGGAAAATCCAGCATCGGTCCGGATAGCCTCAATCTCGGCGCTATAGGTCAGTTGCATAGTCTATCCCTCTGATTTTCCTGAAACATAGGCTGCGGCTGCATTTGAGGCGGCTTGCAGCGCCTGCAGTGCACCTGCACCGCGCAGCTCTGCGGCGATATGTGCGGCCATAAATGTGTCGCCTGCACCTGTGACCCGGCTGGCCAAAACAGCAGGCGGCAGGGCCAGAACGCAGCCGTCGCCATCGGCCTTAGCGGCGGCTTTCGGGCCATGGGTCACAACTGCGCGATTGGCGCCACGCGCCACCAATGCCGAGGCCGCTTCGGCCGCGTCGCTGAAGTCACGCCCCAAAATCAACTCTGCTTCTTCAACATTGACATAAAGCGTTGCGCCCGGGTGCCCAAGCAGCGGCAACAATCGCTCCGCCTTGCCCGGAGAGGCCGGCGCGATCCGCAAATCAGCTCGGGCAAACAGCGGGGAGGCGGCGATCTGCGCCAAAAGCCCCACGGTCAGATTGCCATCAAGTGCAATCAAACCATGAAATGGCTGCTCAGCCCGTCCCAGACGTCCGTCAGCCAGCGGCCGCAATATCTTGTCTCCCGCCGCTTCAAGAGAATGGGCATCCGCAATCGCCGCAATGAGGCCGTTGCTGCCTTCAATGGCCATATAGCGGTCGGTCGGTAGGTCTTGGGAGCGGTAGAGATACGCGGTATTCAGCCCCAGAACTTCTGCGGCCGCAATCAATTCCTGCCCATCAAGGTCTTGTCCAACCACGGACAAAAGTGCCGGATGCAGATCAAATCGCTTTAAAGTCATCGCAATATTCATGGCGACGCCGCCCGGCAACCGCGTGATGCGGCCCGGCACATCAGACCCGGCTTGCATGGCACGGGTTGAGCGGCCAATGACATCCCACAGCACCGAACCGATGCACAATATATCTGGACTCTGCGTCATATGGGTTTGTGGCAAACTCATCTATGAGAGACAAGTTCTTTTGCGCATTCGGGCGCAGCAGGCCTCGCTTTTCGTGGTTTAACAAAGGCGCCAAGCAGGGGCGTGAGTAAGAGCTTGCTATTTTGTTAAAAATATCCTAGAGAACCCATGCGACGTTACATCTATCGGCATAACTGCTCCTTACGGCTCAGTCTTTCGATCTAGCACTGACTTAGCCACACTGCTGCATTCCGCGGGCAGATCAAACAAGGAGAACGACGATGGCTACTGGCACCGTCAAATGGTTTAACACTTCAAAAGGCTTCGGCTTTATCGCTCCCGATGGCGGCTCTAAAGATGTATTTGTACACATCTCTGCTGTTGAGCGTGCAGGCTTGACTGGCTTGAATGATGACCAAAAAGTAACATTCGATATCGAACCTGGCCGTGACGGCCGCGAAAGCGCGACAAACATCGCTTTGGCTTAAGGGCCGGCCTCCGATTGGGAGCCGATATCTTTGAAATTTATTAAGGGCGTGCCGCAAATGGCGCGCCCTTTTTGCTTTTTTACCCTCAAAGGCCACAAATCGCGCGAAACACGGCTGAATATGCTTAATTTACGCCGCTTTTCGCTTGCCAAGGGGCAGGGGGGCGATTAAAGCAGCCCTACTTCGCAGGTGGGGTTTGGGCCTTTGAGGGAGAAATCCTCAAAAGTCCGCCGGTTGAGAGCAATCTCTGACATCCCCGCCGAGGCATAAACCGGAAAGGAAATGGCAATGGCCGCAGATTTCACAATGCGTCAGCTCTTGGAAGCTGGCGTGCACTTTGGGCACCAAACACAACGCTGGAACCCACGTATGGGTCAATTCATCTATGGGGAGCGTAACGGCATCCACATCATGGATCTGACACAGACCGTTCCAATGCTCGATGCAGCTTTGAAAGCCATTCAAGACACCGTCGCAAAAGGCGGCCGTATCTTGTTTGTTGGCACAAAGCGTCAAGCACAAAACCCAGTTGCAGAAGCCGCTGAGAAATGTGCGCAATACTACATGAATCACCGTTGGCTTGGTGGCACGCTGACCAACTGGCAGACCGTATCCAAATCCATCAGCCGTCTGAAAGACATTGATGAGAAAATGGAAACGGGTTTTGCCGGTTTGACCAAAAAAGAGCGTTTGGGCATGGAACGTGACCAAGCTAAATTGCAAGCCTCTTTGGGCGGCATTCGTGAAATGGGCGGCGTTCCTGATCTGTTGTTCGTCATCGACGTGAACAAAGAAGATCTGGCCATTGCAGAAGCGAAAAAGCTGGGCATTCCAGTGGTGGCTGTTGTGGATACAAACTGCCCACCCGATGGCATTGACTACGTCATTCCCGGCAATGACGACGCGGCACGTGCGATTGCACTTTACTGCGATCTCGCCGCGCGCGCAGCCTTGGAAGGCATGTCCGCACAGCTTGGCGCCGCTGGCGTTGATCTCGGCTCTATGGAAGAGGCTGTCGCGGAAGAGGCTCTTGTTGAAGCCGCCGCAGAAGACGCTCCAGCCGCTGAGGCTTAAGCCCAGATTGGAAGTTTACATCGGTTGCGGGAAACCGCAGCCGAGATTCTCTTATAGGAAAAGGAACACGATTATGGCGATTACTGCTGCAATGGTGAAAGAAATGCGCGAAAAATCCGGCGCAGGCATGATGGATGCCAAAAAAGCATTGACCGAAAACGATGGCGATATGGAAGCGGCAATGGATTGGCTGCGCACCAAAGGTCTGGCCAAAGCTGCAAAAAAATCCGGTCGGACTGCGGCTGAGGGGCTTGTGGCTGTGGCCGTTCAAGCGGGCAAGGGTGTTGCGGTTGAGGTGAACTCAGAAACTGATTTCGTCGGCAAAAACGCAGATTTCCAAGCGATGGTTGCGAAAATCGCAACAGCTGGCTTGTCCGCAGACAGCACAGAAGGCTTGGCTGCGACTGTTGTGGACGGCAAGCCTGTGGCTGATCTGATCACAGATGCGATTGCCACCATTGGCGAAAATATGTCTTTGCGCCGTATGGCGACGGTTTCGGCAGATACGGTTGTGTCCTATGTGCACAATGCCGCGGCCGAGGGTATGGGCAAGATCGGCGTGTTGGTCGGCCTGTCTGGTGACAATGAAGCCTTTGGCAAGCAGGTGGCGATGCATATCGCTGCGGCCAATCCTGCAGCCTTGAATGAAGCCTCCTTGGATCCTGCGGTTGTTGAAAAGGAAAAGCAAATTCAGATGGATATTGCTCGCGAAAGCGGCAAGCCTGAAGCTGTGATCGAAAAAATGATCGTGGGCCGGATGAAGAAATTCATGGCGGACTCGACCTTGATGGGGCAAGCTTTTGTGGTCAATCCCGATCTGACGGTTGAAGCGGCGGCCAAAGAAGCTGGCGTTGAGGTCACAGGATTTGTGCGCCTTGAAGTGGGTGAAGGCATCGAAAAAGTGGTTGAAGATTTCGCCGCCGAAGTTGCGAAAACAATGAAGGGTTAACCCAGCCCAGACCGAAATTAAAAAGGCGTCCCTTGGGATGCCTTTTTTTGTACGCTACAACCGGGCAGGGCGCGCCAAGGGAGGGGGCGCGCCGGATCCCAGCGGGTCAGTGCTGGGTTTGACTGATCATTGAGTGGCTGAGAAGAGACCCCTCTTTATACTTGAGGCTCGCGCGGGCCGATGGGCCGTAGCTGTCGAAATTACCATTCGCCAGCTGCGGGAACAGCTCAAGGATTTCATTGCGTGTCGGCTCGTCCAAGGCTTTCCAACCCTCCGCACCGGGGTGGAAGCTTTCAGATGGGGCGCCTTCGGCATAGACGATCTCGTGGCTGTCAAAGAGCATGTGGAAATATTCCACCTCGCCACCTTCCTCGCGCAGAATAGAATGGTCATTCACCAGTGATTTGGCCGTGGCCAGCACTTCGCGCTCGCCAAAGAGCACCTCCGCGTGCCAGCCGGATAGCAGCATGCGGTGCTGCGGGCTAACGCGGAGATCGCGCGTGTTGCCAAGCGCGCCCTTGCGGATCAGGATGGGGGCCATATTGCCGGTCGCTTGGCATTTGCTAGAGCCAATCCAGCGGATCGGTTGAAGCCCGTGATC
This window encodes:
- a CDS encoding DsbA family oxidoreductase, yielding MIKLDIMSDPICPWCYIGKTHLEKALAEHPDHPFTVEWHPFQLNPDMPAEGMDRRVYLERKFGGKEAAIKVYSQIEQTAEALGLPIDFAAMKRTPNTIDAHRLIHWAGLEQKQNAVVDALFQAYFCMGIDIGNREALCDIAEVIGLERDVIARLLSSDADRAVIQERDAHSRKMGITAVPTFIIANQHAVPGAQPPEVWTSIISELQGQLAET
- a CDS encoding class I adenylate-forming enzyme family protein, with amino-acid sequence MDALFDLSPAPPCPQNFNLAAYVLAAANNTPGKVALTVYEAGVARKYSYAQLARAVFGVATGLRRAGIAAGDRVLLRIGNTVDFPVCFLALAALDAVAMPCSIALTDREVQVLLGKTQPKAMICDPSHGLAGFDGLTLQTPQLQAFQNLPPARPILGDPNRPGYIIFTSGTSGQPRAVLHAHRAVWARRMMWTGWYELTPQDVMMHAGAFNWTYTLGTGLMDPWAIGASAVIPNTQEPAELWQIMQAEEATIFAAAPGIYRRLLQQSFVQPPLLRHGLSAGDVLPRSVRQSWQDRTQTPICEAFGMTECSTFLSATPSAPEHLAVQPGRKIAIFDGDDLAERGQIGTISVDGRDPGLMLGYIEDATINLPLKNGWYHTADQGQMYADGRIGFAGRSGDILNAGGYRVAPREIEQVLEACPGVQEVGVTEVEVRPDVFVIAAFVVVEDPFDLAQIDALAARDLARYKQPRIVQKVPALPRNPNGKLIRAALPQLWNSEL
- a CDS encoding helix-turn-helix domain-containing protein: MTKNDPSSIIQIARDNGNSEDGLPLNLGLRVRELRKARNWTLEQAASQAGLARSTLSKIENGQMSPTYDALKKLAIGLEISVPQLFTPPVNNQINGRLAHTKAGEGQSHVTATYEHELLANSLSKKRMLPYRAVVHARSMEEFDGWVRHDGEEFLYVLTGVVKLYTEFYEPIEMRRGDSAYYDASMGHNVVTQSAEDATILWVTSLG
- a CDS encoding aquaporin; this encodes MKRNRRWGKYWSRSTMKNAVLAEFLGTGFLLVSVVGSGIMAETLAGGNIALALLANAIATGCMLYCIITLFGAVSGAHFNPIVSLAFVLRGEMPITRACAFISAQIFGAITGVILTHAMFDQSLFQLSQTPRSGGPLWVSEIFASFGLLLIVFGGLAQNSKAIATMVALYITGAYWFTASTSFANPAVSIARALSDTFAGIDPAHVPMFILCQLIGMALALWAVRAVFNTETSG
- a CDS encoding ABC transporter substrate-binding protein, which produces MTYGQGINSKLIGAVFAAALLAANLGMAEPTHGIAMYGDPALPHDFVSLPYANPNAPKGGTIVSAEGGTFTSLNPHVRKGSVPWQLRFLAYESLMGRSYDEPFTLYTLLAESIETDESRRWVEFSLHPEARFSDGSPVTVEDVIWSYETLGTIGHPRYHGLWKKIETVSQTGPRKVKFTFADQDRELALLVGLRPVLKKAQWESADFENSGLDVIPISSAPYVIRDFDPGNYVRLMRNPEYWGKDIGFRRGTNNFDEVRLDFYADGSVQFEAFKAGESSSFRELNAERWENSYDFDAVQTGKIVKSIIPHQRPSGITGFVMNTRKPKFADWRVREALIAAFNFEFINQANTGGRQERITSYFSNSVLSMEAGPAKGRVLELLEPYADTLLPGTIEGYRLPQSDGSARNRKNIRAADALLTQAGWTVQDGLRRNAQGTPFEITVTLKQGDTESQSMMDIYQQALERLGIRLTTEVLDAAQYKERTQIYDFDMAYYRRGLSLSPGNEQMLYWGGYGVDQPGTRNWMGMNSPAAESMIAKLVSSTSREDFLAAVKALDRILTAGRYVIPIHTSSFSRLAHVKEIKYPERLPMYGDWIGFLPDVWWYEAQ
- a CDS encoding LysE/ArgO family amino acid transporter, coding for MTQAFFTGFVTLMSLILAVGAQNVFILRQGILRRHVLPLCLFAAASDALLIWTGVIGFGVLAQMAPGIARLMTWGGAVFLCTYGALRFRAAYRGDYRLELGEGRESLKKTLLTLAGFTFLNPHVYLDTIGLIGAVSAQYDADSLRYAFATGASLGSLVFFCALGFGARLLAPLMGSSKAWRVLDILVGMTMWAIAALLVCS
- a CDS encoding DUF502 domain-containing protein encodes the protein METPPDQNHRRQGWMGAMRSNFFTGLVIIAPIGLTAWLIWSVVGWIDARVWAIVPDSYQPDRYIQTLFDIQLSDQYDIRGFGLIVFLVFTFVVGWLGKGFVGRSLLRWAEGLVRRMPVVRTIYSGVKQIAETVFNQKNNSFDRACLIEYPRKGIWVIGFVATTARGEVAAHAPDDDKLVSVFVPTTPNPTSGFLLFVPGQDIKELQMSVEDAAKLIISAGLVYPEDKAPSSA
- a CDS encoding pseudouridine-5'-phosphate glycosidase, which gives rise to MQLTYSAEIEAIRTDAGFSKPVVALESTIITHGMPYPQNLDVARAVEQEVRDAGAVPATIAILNGSLHIGLDPGQLTDLAQARDVAKVSRADMAFVMAQGKSGATTVAATMIAAQAAGIEVFATGGIGGVHRGAELTFDISADLRELALTDTIVVAAGAKAILDIPKTMEVLETYGVPVIAYGQDEMPAFWSQKSDIPAPLRCDTPQQIVAGLRARQALGLSGGQLIANPVPKADEISAEEIGPMIELALHEAHRQGINAKAVTPFLLGRIFELTEGKSLQTNIALVKNNARLAAQIAKSCWELPKS
- a CDS encoding PfkB family carbohydrate kinase, with the translated sequence MTQSPDILCIGSVLWDVIGRSTRAMQAGSDVPGRITRLPGGVAMNIAMTLKRFDLHPALLSVVGQDLDGQELIAAAEVLGLNTAYLYRSQDLPTDRYMAIEGSNGLIAAIADAHSLEAAGDKILRPLADGRLGRAEQPFHGLIALDGNLTVGLLAQIAASPLFARADLRIAPASPGKAERLLPLLGHPGATLYVNVEEAELILGRDFSDAAEAASALVARGANRAVVTHGPKAAAKADGDGCVLALPPAVLASRVTGAGDTFMAAHIAAELRGAGALQALQAASNAAAAYVSGKSEG